The following are encoded in a window of Armatimonadota bacterium genomic DNA:
- a CDS encoding DedA family protein — protein MQSILHAVTYWTTTNIEALGYYGIMIMMGIESACIPLPSEVIMPFGGYLVYKDPSRFSIWGMGMAGALGCVLGSMIAYWAGKFGGRPFIEKYGRYILVRHKDLDKADAWFGRYGDAAIFFSRLMPVVRTFISFPAGISGMKFWRFILYTFLGSLPWCIALAWVGKALGPQWDTKLKPYFHKADTAILAVIVILIALYVYHHIKSEKDYCKKTQL, from the coding sequence TTGCAGTCAATACTCCACGCGGTCACATACTGGACAACCACAAATATCGAAGCTCTGGGTTACTACGGCATTATGATAATGATGGGTATCGAGAGCGCCTGTATTCCTCTACCCAGCGAGGTTATAATGCCCTTCGGCGGATATCTTGTCTACAAAGACCCGTCGCGGTTCAGTATTTGGGGCATGGGAATGGCCGGTGCGCTCGGATGTGTGCTGGGTTCGATGATCGCATACTGGGCCGGTAAGTTCGGCGGCAGACCGTTTATCGAGAAGTATGGCCGCTATATACTCGTCCGTCACAAAGACCTCGATAAAGCCGACGCATGGTTTGGCCGATACGGCGACGCAGCTATCTTCTTCAGCCGCCTGATGCCTGTTGTGCGCACATTTATTTCATTTCCTGCCGGGATATCGGGCATGAAATTCTGGCGGTTTATCCTCTACACATTCCTCGGCTCACTTCCATGGTGCATCGCTCTAGCCTGGGTAGGCAAGGCCCTCGGGCCTCAGTGGGATACCAAGCTCAAACCCTACTTCCACAAAGCAGACACTGCAATTCTGGCTGTCATAGTGATCCTTATCGCTCTGTATGTCTATCATCATATTAAGAGCGAAAAGGACTATTGCAAAAAGACGCAGCTTTAG
- a CDS encoding glycerophosphodiester phosphodiesterase family protein — protein sequence MTDITLITCTLCILTATLCLAAQSQASDSCAGKSSYIIQSHRGAGNLAPENTLQSFELAWKIGTIPEADVRSTSDGVIVAFHDNNLERLAPSADPAIRPKSVNDLPWDVVSKLDVGSYKGEQYKGERIPRISDVLDRMKGHKERLLYLDVKKVPLDKLAALARERGVDEQVILASSHYNEIREWKRLLPKSQTLLWNGGDETQLRQRMAEFQKADFADITQLQIHVNVLDLKAVEPFAPSCKFLREVKLEIKPKGILFQVLVIGSDNPEAYHKLMDLGVESFASDDPMVTLKVMGEYNKS from the coding sequence ATGACAGACATTACTCTCATTACTTGCACGCTGTGCATTCTCACTGCAACACTATGCTTAGCCGCCCAATCACAGGCGTCAGATAGTTGCGCCGGTAAATCCTCGTATATCATTCAGTCACACCGGGGAGCGGGCAATCTCGCTCCTGAAAACACACTTCAATCGTTTGAGCTTGCCTGGAAAATAGGCACCATACCTGAAGCCGATGTGCGGTCCACAAGCGACGGGGTCATCGTGGCGTTTCACGACAATAACCTTGAAAGGCTTGCCCCATCTGCAGACCCGGCGATTCGACCCAAGAGCGTCAATGACCTGCCTTGGGATGTGGTCTCAAAACTTGATGTGGGCTCATATAAGGGTGAACAATACAAGGGGGAGCGCATACCACGCATAAGCGATGTGCTGGACCGGATGAAAGGTCATAAAGAGCGCTTGCTGTATCTGGATGTTAAGAAAGTTCCGCTGGATAAGCTTGCAGCTCTCGCTCGGGAAAGAGGCGTGGACGAGCAGGTGATCCTGGCTTCATCTCACTATAATGAGATCCGCGAATGGAAAAGACTGCTTCCAAAATCCCAGACGCTCCTGTGGAACGGCGGAGACGAGACTCAACTGCGGCAGCGCATGGCTGAGTTTCAAAAGGCGGATTTCGCCGATATTACCCAGCTCCAGATACATGTCAATGTGCTTGACCTTAAGGCGGTGGAGCCGTTTGCTCCCTCATGCAAGTTTCTGCGTGAGGTCAAACTGGAGATAAAGCCCAAAGGCATTCTTTTTCAAGTCCTGGTGATAGGCTCGGACAACCCTGAAGCATACCACAAATTGATGGACCTCGGCGTGGAGTCATTTGCATCAGATGACCCGATGGTGACTCTGAAGGTAATGGGCGAGTATAATAAGAGTTAG
- a CDS encoding zinc ribbon domain-containing protein: MKCKKCGAELHEDQKVCIACGTRTIRGDNYDYDSQVAWRPSRNMIIAAAGVVVLIVVAMILHSMRTVPPKDVAQEWFSAMSQRKVKEARKLSTPHVEEDLQSRGMDMMAISDEYYSEIASDGGSFEISGPKPAGKNKLSFDVSITYNDGEPTRGYCLEMVKVGRQWRVDKVL; the protein is encoded by the coding sequence TTGAAATGCAAAAAATGCGGCGCCGAACTGCATGAAGACCAGAAGGTATGCATCGCCTGCGGTACACGCACGATCCGCGGCGACAACTATGACTATGACAGCCAGGTAGCATGGCGACCGTCAAGAAACATGATCATCGCAGCGGCAGGCGTAGTTGTTCTTATAGTTGTTGCAATGATTTTACACTCTATGCGCACCGTTCCGCCCAAGGATGTTGCGCAGGAATGGTTTTCGGCTATGAGCCAGCGAAAGGTCAAGGAAGCGCGCAAGCTGTCGACACCGCATGTTGAAGAAGACCTTCAGTCGCGAGGCATGGACATGATGGCAATATCGGATGAATATTACAGCGAGATCGCATCCGACGGCGGCTCATTCGAAATCAGCGGCCCCAAACCCGCTGGCAAAAATAAGCTTAGTTTCGACGTTTCCATAACATATAACGACGGCGAACCGACGCGCGGCTACTGTCTCGAAATGGTCAAAGTCGGACGACAATGGCGCGTGGATAAGGTATTGTAA
- a CDS encoding NAD(P)-dependent alcohol dehydrogenase codes for MRSLRLHGPKDLRLHDEPKPQPGQGEVQIQIKSVGICASDLHYYREARIGTTTITDPIVMGHEASGVITALGEGVESLKVGDRVAIEPAKPCGQCEYCKSGHFNVCRGVQFFGTPPVDGCLRDYITWPAELALKVPDLISFDEAAMVEPLAVGVYAVDLASISAGDTIAIFGVGAIGLSVLQAAKVAGVGRIIVTDPVPARRELAIELGADAALDPHSQDVEKELAGLTGSRGVDIAFECAGVPETLVDAGNVVHPLGKIVVVGIPDEDAYSFEASNARRKQLSVIFVRRSNLTAERSIDLISSGKMNVTCYGRHHFPLEKTAQAMDAAIAKSDGVIRAIVQIN; via the coding sequence ATGCGTTCTCTTAGACTTCACGGCCCGAAAGACCTTAGATTGCACGATGAACCCAAACCACAGCCCGGGCAGGGGGAAGTGCAGATACAGATCAAATCAGTCGGAATTTGCGCATCTGACCTGCATTATTATCGTGAGGCGAGGATCGGCACCACAACCATAACCGATCCCATAGTGATGGGGCATGAAGCCTCGGGCGTCATTACAGCGCTTGGAGAGGGAGTCGAATCTCTGAAAGTCGGAGACAGGGTCGCCATCGAACCAGCAAAGCCTTGCGGTCAGTGCGAATACTGCAAGTCAGGCCACTTTAATGTCTGCCGTGGAGTTCAGTTCTTTGGAACCCCGCCGGTAGACGGATGCCTGCGCGATTACATAACCTGGCCCGCGGAGCTGGCTCTAAAGGTCCCTGATTTGATTTCTTTTGACGAGGCAGCTATGGTAGAGCCTTTGGCTGTTGGTGTATATGCGGTTGATCTTGCATCGATCTCAGCGGGTGATACGATTGCAATATTTGGTGTGGGGGCGATAGGCCTATCAGTGCTGCAAGCGGCGAAGGTTGCCGGAGTAGGAAGAATAATTGTGACCGACCCGGTGCCGGCAAGGCGAGAGCTTGCGATTGAGCTGGGCGCTGATGCTGCTCTTGACCCACATTCACAGGATGTAGAGAAAGAGCTTGCTGGTCTGACCGGCAGCAGGGGCGTAGACATTGCCTTTGAGTGCGCAGGCGTGCCGGAGACGCTTGTTGACGCAGGCAATGTGGTCCATCCGCTGGGAAAGATAGTTGTAGTCGGCATACCGGACGAGGATGCGTATTCATTTGAGGCTTCCAATGCCAGGCGCAAACAGCTTTCCGTAATTTTTGTCCGTCGCAGTAATCTCACCGCCGAGAGGTCAATCGATCTGATATCCAGTGGAAAAATGAATGTGACTTGCTATGGTCGGCACCATTTTCCCCTTGAAAAAACCGCCCAAGCGATGGATGCGGCAATCGCAAAATCAGACGGTGTCATCAGGGCAATTGTGCAAATTAACTAG
- a CDS encoding radical SAM protein translates to MSKIKKVTFVEPKPPGYHVYSGIALPRLGLPLMGAMLKNKGIDVSIYCQDIQDVDYTDLLTSDMIGISTTTSTAPEGYKIAQLAKEAGIPVVVGGSHVTFLAEEALQHADYCVRGEGEYAMIELVDALDNGSGLASVAGLSYKVGNEIRHNPARPLVSDLDALPFPDLSLIKGHEKIRITPIATSRGCPFDCSFCSVTKMFGRGYRERSIASVVEEIEQLGPKSVFYYDDNFTADRERTKVLLDTLLSKGITPKWTAQARVDVVKDKELLKLMKRSNCSMLYIGFESVNPATLKEYNKRQSVEEIAESIRILHEYGIMTHGMFVFGAENDDAQSLRETLKFALKNNIDTTQFLILTPLPGTPYYDKMVSEDRLLTREWQLYDGQHVVYQPVKMSPYELQKETFKVMKRFYSLRECVKMLCGLETLKFTFKINLSILSGKWDWAKKQIYNRAWKCFYRAYGHKLIRRWEAANKDFGERVKALAERARALRAAKMTSPKKLIDVYQAKQDKG, encoded by the coding sequence TTGTCAAAAATAAAAAAAGTCACGTTTGTCGAGCCAAAGCCGCCGGGCTATCATGTCTACTCGGGCATAGCGCTGCCGAGGCTTGGCCTGCCTCTGATGGGTGCAATGCTCAAAAACAAAGGCATTGACGTGTCCATATACTGCCAGGACATTCAGGATGTGGACTACACCGATCTGCTCACATCGGACATGATTGGCATATCCACTACCACATCCACTGCCCCCGAAGGCTACAAAATTGCCCAGTTGGCGAAAGAGGCCGGAATTCCGGTTGTCGTCGGCGGTTCGCATGTGACTTTCCTCGCCGAGGAAGCCCTGCAGCACGCCGACTACTGCGTCAGGGGCGAGGGCGAGTATGCGATGATCGAGCTTGTAGACGCTCTCGATAACGGCTCTGGCTTGGCATCCGTGGCAGGTCTGTCATATAAAGTAGGCAATGAGATCAGGCATAACCCGGCAAGGCCGCTTGTCAGCGACCTGGACGCGCTGCCATTCCCGGACCTCTCGCTCATTAAAGGACATGAGAAGATTAGGATTACCCCGATTGCGACCTCGCGCGGGTGTCCGTTCGACTGCAGTTTCTGCTCAGTCACCAAGATGTTCGGCAGAGGATATCGCGAACGCAGCATCGCAAGTGTAGTCGAAGAGATAGAGCAGCTTGGACCCAAAAGCGTATTTTACTATGACGACAACTTTACAGCAGACCGCGAGCGCACGAAGGTGCTCCTCGACACCCTGCTCTCTAAAGGAATCACGCCGAAATGGACTGCTCAGGCGCGTGTAGACGTAGTCAAAGACAAAGAACTGCTCAAGCTGATGAAGCGCTCGAACTGCAGTATGCTCTACATAGGTTTCGAGTCCGTAAACCCTGCCACACTTAAAGAATACAATAAGCGGCAATCGGTTGAAGAGATTGCCGAGTCGATACGAATCCTGCACGAATATGGAATTATGACGCATGGGATGTTTGTCTTCGGAGCCGAAAATGATGACGCCCAGAGTCTGCGGGAAACACTTAAATTTGCTCTGAAGAACAATATAGATACAACTCAGTTTCTGATCCTCACTCCCCTGCCCGGCACACCGTATTATGACAAAATGGTAAGCGAAGACCGGCTGCTCACGCGAGAATGGCAGCTCTATGACGGCCAGCATGTTGTCTATCAACCCGTAAAAATGAGCCCTTACGAACTCCAAAAAGAAACGTTCAAAGTCATGAAGCGCTTTTACAGTCTGCGAGAGTGTGTTAAAATGCTCTGTGGATTGGAAACGCTCAAGTTTACTTTCAAGATCAACTTGAGCATACTCAGCGGAAAATGGGACTGGGCCAAAAAGCAGATCTATAACCGCGCGTGGAAGTGTTTCTACCGCGCATATGGGCACAAGCTGATCCGCCGCTGGGAAGCTGCCAATAAAGATTTTGGGGAAAGGGTTAAGGCGCTGGCTGAAAGGGCGCGCGCGCTGCGCGCGGCGAAGATGACCTCGCCAAAAAAGTTGATTGATGTCTACCAGGCTAAACAAGATAAAGGCTGA
- a CDS encoding galactokinase → MSTRLNKIKADFDRLFCSSPMTIVKAPGRVDLMGIHTDYNGGFVLPVAVNLDVIAAGRLRDDRTVSVYSQNFEAKSEFSLDDITHDDVNTWSNYVRGVVLFLQEAGIELRGANIVMHGNVPIGSGMSSSAAIEMATGFLFQSLLGFELGGPEMALIGQKAENKFVGVNTGIMDQFISRLGKKDHALFIDCRTLEYDQFPLDTSRVKIVVCDTMKRRGLVDSEYDLRRSQCEEAAKLFAQWVPNVTQLRDVTSADFQAHKDKLPEVVRKRAEHVIYENERVLESRIVLEKGDFEGFGKLMNASHDSARDLYEVSCAELDAMAEVCRSAPGSLCNRMAGAGFGGCSVSLVKDEFVEQFTSVVAVEYEKKTALAPNLYICTAEDGASVIE, encoded by the coding sequence ATGTCTACCAGGCTAAACAAGATAAAGGCTGATTTCGATAGATTGTTCTGTTCTTCACCCATGACGATTGTAAAGGCTCCGGGCAGGGTCGATCTGATGGGAATTCATACCGACTATAACGGCGGGTTCGTGCTGCCTGTGGCGGTAAACCTAGATGTGATCGCAGCCGGGCGGCTTCGGGATGACAGGACAGTTTCAGTATACTCTCAGAACTTTGAAGCCAAGTCGGAGTTTTCACTCGATGACATTACCCATGATGATGTAAATACGTGGAGCAACTACGTGCGAGGGGTTGTACTCTTTCTTCAGGAAGCGGGAATTGAGCTGCGTGGCGCGAATATCGTTATGCACGGCAACGTCCCGATAGGCTCGGGGATGTCCAGTTCGGCTGCTATTGAGATGGCGACCGGGTTTCTGTTCCAAAGCCTGCTCGGGTTCGAGTTAGGCGGGCCGGAGATGGCCCTGATCGGACAGAAAGCTGAAAACAAGTTCGTCGGCGTCAACACCGGCATTATGGACCAGTTCATCTCACGGCTTGGCAAAAAAGACCATGCGCTCTTTATCGACTGCCGCACTCTGGAATATGATCAGTTTCCATTGGATACGTCCAGGGTAAAGATAGTGGTCTGCGACACTATGAAGCGCCGCGGCCTGGTCGACAGTGAGTATGACCTGCGGCGGAGTCAGTGCGAAGAAGCGGCAAAACTCTTCGCACAGTGGGTTCCAAATGTGACTCAGCTAAGAGATGTGACATCCGCCGATTTCCAGGCGCATAAGGACAAGCTGCCGGAAGTGGTCAGAAAGCGCGCTGAGCATGTAATATACGAAAACGAGCGCGTATTGGAAAGCCGCATTGTGCTTGAGAAAGGTGATTTCGAGGGGTTCGGCAAGCTGATGAACGCATCGCACGACTCTGCCCGCGACCTGTATGAAGTGAGCTGCGCAGAGCTGGACGCAATGGCCGAAGTCTGCCGCAGCGCGCCCGGCTCGCTGTGCAACAGAATGGCAGGCGCCGGGTTCGGCGGATGCTCGGTGAGCCTGGTAAAAGATGAATTTGTGGAACAATTTACATCGGTTGTAGCCGTAGAATATGAAAAGAAGACAGCTCTCGCTCCGAACCTCTATATATGTACCGCAGAGGACGGTGCGAGCGTAATAGAGTAG
- a CDS encoding prepilin-type N-terminal cleavage/methylation domain-containing protein — translation MGKRGFTLIELLVVIAIIAILAAILFPVFVSAKDSARQTTCLKHGGQLGMALNIYMDDHDGKFPLCWVFIPGQSTLTWAHALKDCTKSLDVFTCPSVPNRRFTGSTVIGYNSDADRMTGGWGYNTSDGGGGRANGVGRGRNSNMSSPDPYRMSDLTAPARHIAFGDSKKSDDPDIASLFPGYTGRNAFCDVIKATTAGDFWVPPDFRHNGGAIFIFCDGHAKWYDKKYINNWQANGHYWYVDNRNH, via the coding sequence ATGGGAAAAAGAGGGTTTACATTAATCGAACTGCTGGTTGTTATAGCAATTATTGCCATACTGGCAGCGATATTGTTTCCTGTCTTTGTCAGCGCAAAAGACAGTGCAAGGCAGACAACTTGTCTTAAGCATGGTGGGCAGCTCGGAATGGCCTTGAATATCTATATGGATGACCATGACGGTAAGTTTCCACTTTGCTGGGTTTTCATACCAGGCCAAAGCACGCTTACATGGGCGCATGCTCTAAAAGATTGCACTAAGAGCCTGGATGTGTTTACCTGCCCGTCTGTTCCCAACAGGCGATTCACCGGAAGTACTGTCATAGGATACAACTCAGATGCAGACAGGATGACCGGAGGTTGGGGCTATAACACCAGCGACGGTGGAGGCGGCAGAGCAAATGGTGTTGGCCGCGGCAGGAACAGCAACATGTCTTCTCCTGATCCTTACCGTATGTCAGACCTGACGGCGCCAGCCAGGCATATTGCGTTTGGTGACAGCAAGAAAAGTGATGATCCAGATATTGCATCACTATTTCCCGGCTATACAGGCAGAAATGCTTTCTGCGATGTTATCAAGGCAACGACTGCCGGTGACTTTTGGGTCCCTCCGGATTTCAGGCACAACGGAGGAGCGATTTTCATCTTTTGTGACGGCCACGCAAAGTGGTACGATAAGAAATATATCAATAATTGGCAGGCTAATGGCCATTATTGGTATGTCGATAATAGAAACCATTAA
- a CDS encoding GntR family transcriptional regulator codes for MSIAQHTIENKQTTSEYAYLRLRGMIESGELKPGVRLIHRDLAKRLDTSNIPIILAISRLERDGLVVSAPNQGAQVVDWTYEEMECAIIIRSHLEQMAVQYCAKRASEKQRAKLTDLAHKYSEYSATNDVAGCLEADAALHSLIVECSGVKLLARMLNNSRVITNTIRNICWLTPDISRSNIHDGLVEAIVAGDAELAKAKAREHIDDLLAKFVSRCKRS; via the coding sequence ATGAGTATAGCGCAACACACTATCGAAAACAAACAGACAACCTCGGAATACGCCTATCTCAGACTGCGCGGCATGATAGAATCCGGCGAGCTTAAGCCTGGAGTGAGGCTTATACACCGCGATCTGGCTAAACGGCTGGATACGAGCAATATCCCCATAATCTTGGCAATAAGCAGGCTTGAACGTGATGGTTTGGTGGTATCCGCGCCCAACCAAGGCGCTCAGGTGGTGGATTGGACTTACGAAGAGATGGAATGCGCAATAATTATCCGTTCACATCTGGAGCAAATGGCTGTGCAGTATTGTGCCAAGCGAGCAAGCGAAAAGCAACGCGCAAAGCTCACTGATTTAGCACACAAGTACAGCGAATACTCCGCCACAAACGATGTTGCCGGTTGTCTGGAAGCTGATGCCGCCCTGCACTCTTTAATAGTTGAATGCTCAGGTGTAAAGCTGCTTGCTCGAATGCTAAACAACTCCCGCGTCATAACAAATACCATACGTAATATTTGCTGGCTCACTCCTGATATAAGTCGTTCCAATATTCATGATGGGCTTGTGGAAGCCATCGTTGCAGGTGACGCGGAACTTGCCAAAGCTAAAGCAAGAGAGCATATCGACGATCTGCTGGCAAAATTTGTTTCGCGCTGCAAACGTTCTTAG
- a CDS encoding metallophosphoesterase, whose protein sequence is MSIFAISDLHLSLGKEKPMDVFGDAWKDHAAKIADNWDKMVSDDDTVLLAGDLSWALKFEEAAPDIEYIAGRPGKKILIRGNHDYWWRRESTNRIQKILPESITLLMGRGIIIGDIGITGTRGWRIEEGQTGIEAGDQRVMDRELAYLKRGLGEIPDNVTKKIVMLHYPPFDADLKPNTFVQVLQDHQVDILVYGHIHSGAFLEGDIGGIQYHLAAVDHTNFRPLLIA, encoded by the coding sequence ATGTCTATCTTTGCGATATCCGATCTGCATCTGTCTTTGGGCAAAGAAAAGCCCATGGACGTATTTGGGGATGCATGGAAGGACCACGCAGCCAAAATCGCGGATAACTGGGACAAAATGGTGAGCGATGACGATACTGTGCTGCTGGCGGGGGACCTGTCATGGGCGCTGAAGTTCGAAGAAGCGGCTCCCGATATCGAATATATTGCCGGGCGTCCCGGCAAAAAAATACTTATCCGCGGAAACCACGATTACTGGTGGCGGCGCGAGTCGACCAACCGAATTCAAAAGATTCTGCCTGAATCCATCACACTCCTTATGGGAAGAGGAATTATAATCGGCGACATCGGCATAACCGGAACTCGCGGCTGGAGGATCGAAGAAGGGCAAACCGGCATCGAAGCCGGCGATCAGCGTGTAATGGACCGCGAACTGGCTTATCTGAAACGCGGGCTCGGCGAAATCCCGGACAATGTCACCAAAAAGATCGTAATGCTCCATTATCCTCCGTTCGATGCAGACCTCAAACCCAACACTTTCGTACAGGTCCTGCAAGATCATCAAGTGGACATACTGGTCTACGGTCACATCCACTCAGGCGCATTCCTGGAAGGTGATATAGGCGGGATTCAGTATCATCTGGCGGCTGTAGACCACACAAATTTTCGACCTCTGCTTATTGCGTAA